The genomic region TTCCGGTTGTCGTCGGCCTGCTGCATGCTCACGTAGCTGTCGTAGCGGGGCAGGGCAATGCGGCCTTTGTCGACGGCTTCGCGCACGGCGCAGCCGGGCTCGTGCAGGTGCTGGCAGTTGTGGTAGCGGCACTGGTTGAGCAGGGCGCGCATCTCGGGGAAATAGTGGGCCAGCTCGCCGGCCTTCATATCCACCAAGCCCAGCTCCTTGATGCCGGGCGTGTCGATGAGGAAGGTGCCGGGGCGCACTTCCAGCATCTCGGCAAACGTGGTGGTGTGCACACCCTTGTCGGAAAACTGGCTGATTTCGGCGGTTTTCAGGTCCAGATCGGGCACCAGCACGTTGATGAGCGTGCTCTTGCCGACGCCGGAGTGGCCGGAAAGTAGCGTGGTTTTGCCGTTGAGCTGGGCGTCGATTTCCGCCACGCCCTCGCCGGTGTGCGCCGAGCAGCGCATGCCCGGGTAGCCGATGCGCTGGTACATGTCCAGGATCTGCTGCTGGTAATCGGTCAGGTCTTCGTCGTAGAGGTCGGTTTTGTTGAAGAGCAGCGTCACGGGAATCCGGTAGGCCTCGGCCGTCACCAGAAACCGGTCGATGAAGCCGAACGAGGTAGCCGGCGAGGCCAGCGTCACGACCAGCATGGCTTGGTCGAGGTTGGCGGCCACAATGTGGGCGTGCTCACTCTTGTGCACCGAGCGCCGGATGATGTAGTTGCGGCGCGGCTCGATATGGTGAATCACGCCGGCGCCCTCGGTTTGCTCTTCCACCGTGAAGGCCACCTCGTCGCCCACGGCCAGCGGGTTGCTCACCTTCAGGCCCTTGATTTTGAACTTGCCCCGCAGCCGGCAGCGGTGCAGCTGCCCCGTGCCGGTTTCGCGCACCACATACCACGAGCCCGTGGATCTTACGATAGTACCAGTCATGAAAGGTCAGGGACTTGAATAATTGTTAGGTGCAGTGACGACAAAGATACTGTCATCCTGAGCTTGCGAAGGACCTTATAGCACGGGAACGAGGTACTAATACTCTTATCGTTCAGGCGTGGGAAGATCCTTCGCAAGCTCAGAATGACAGCTGCTTAGCTATTCTTTTCAAGCCACTGCATGATTTTGTGCGTGGCGCCGCTGTGGTCGTGCACATAGTCGAGGCTGAGGTCCTGCACTTTCAGGCGCGACTCTTCCTCGTGAAACAGGAGCCCGAAAGCCCGCAGCAGCTCCTCGGCCGACGTCACCGGGAAGGCGCAGCCCAGATCCACCAGATCTTCGGCTTCCTGAAACTTGTGGTAGGTCGGCCCGAAAAACAGCGGCAGGCCAAAAGCAGCGGCTTCCAGCGTGTTGTGTAGGCCCTTGCCGAAAGCGCCACCTACATAGGCAAAATGCCCGAACCGGTACAGCTGGCTGAGCAGCCCCACGTTGTCGATGAGCAGCACCCGGGCCTGGGCCACGGTGGCGGGCTCGGCCCGGGAGTAGCGCACCACCTGGCCGGGCAGCACGTCCTCCACCAGCCGCAGGGTAGTGTCGCTGATTTCGTGGGGTGCCACAATGAAGCGTATCTGCGGGGCGTACTGGCGCATCAGCGGCGTGAGGGCCGGCAGGTCTTCGGGCCAGCTGCTGCCAATGATGAACACCGGCACCCAGTCGTCGGTGAAGGCGTCTACCAGCGGCAACGGCCGGGACGCGGCCGCGGCGGTGCGCACCACCGTGTCGAAGCGGGTGTCGCCGGCCACGCTGGCCTGCCGGATGCCGGCGCCGCGCAGCAGTTCGGCCGAGGCCTGGTTCTGGGTGAAGATGTGCGTGAAGCAGCCCAGGATTTTGCGGAAGAATCCGCCCCAGGGTTGGAAAAACAGCTGCTCGGGCCGGAAAATAGCCGACACGCAGAGGGTGGTAATGTGCCGCCGATGCAGCTCGGCCAGAAAGAAATACCAGAATTCGTACTTCACGAAGACGGCCAGCTGCGGCTGCACCGCGTCGAGGAAGGCGCGGGCATTGGCGGCCGTGTCCAGCGGCAGGTAGAAAATGTAGTGGGCGCCGGGCCAGTTTTTGCGCACCTCGTAGCCGGAGGGCGAAAAGAACGTCAGCACGATTTTGTGGCCGGGGTAGCGGGCGGCGTAAGCCTCCATCAGGGGGCGGCCCTGCTCAAACTCGCCCAGCGAGGCGCAGTGAAACCAGGCCAGCGGCGCAGTTTCGGCCTGCAGAGCCGCCTGAATCCGGGGTAGCAGCCCCTGCCGCCCCTGCACCCACTGGGCCGCTTTGGGCACAAAAGGTGCTGCCAGCTGCAGCAGCCACGCATACAGGCGCAGAACGATGGAATAGAGAAAAGGCAATTGTCAGTGCTTAGTGCTTGGCGCTTCGTGCTTAGACAACGAAATGGTAGCAGCGTGTTCAGAAGCCCAAACGAGCATTCGTTCAGACGAGAGTCCGCAAAAATAGGCTTTTGCCTGCAGGCGAACTAAAAAAGGCTCCGACGTATCCGCCGGAGCCTTTTAAAAGCCCTGTGCACTATGCACAAAGCATTAATTGCTAGTGGTTGGCCTGCTTGCCGAGGTAGTTGGCTACGCCCTCGCGGGTGGCCGACATAGCCTCTTTGCCTTCTTCCCAGTTAGCGGGGCAGACTTCGCCTTTCACCTCGAAGTACTGCAGGGCATCCACCATACGCATGGCTTCGTCGATGCTGCGGCCGAGGGGGCCGTCGTTTACTACCTGGTGGCGCACGATGCCGTCCTTATCAATCAGGAACAGGCCGCGGTAGGCGAGGGGCGAGCCGACGAAGGTCATTTCGCCGGCCTCATTGTAGTCGTAGTGGCCGCCGAGCACGTCGTAGTTAGCCGCAATGGTTTTGGTAGCATCGGCCACCAGCGGATACTTTACGCCTTCGATGCCGCCGTTGTCGCGCGGCGTCTGCAGCCAGGCAAAGTGCGAGAAGTGCGTGTCCGTCGAGCAGCCCACCACGGCTACACCCTTGGCCTCAAAGTCGGCCAGACGATCCTGGAAGGCAATGATTTCGGTAGGGCAAACGAACGTGAAGTCGGCGGGGTAGAAGTAGAAGATAACGTGCTTCTTGCCCAGGTAACGGTCGAGGGAGAAATCCTCTTCGAATTCGCTGTCGATAA from Hymenobacter canadensis harbors:
- a CDS encoding 3-deoxy-D-manno-octulosonic acid transferase; the protein is MPFLYSIVLRLYAWLLQLAAPFVPKAAQWVQGRQGLLPRIQAALQAETAPLAWFHCASLGEFEQGRPLMEAYAARYPGHKIVLTFFSPSGYEVRKNWPGAHYIFYLPLDTAANARAFLDAVQPQLAVFVKYEFWYFFLAELHRRHITTLCVSAIFRPEQLFFQPWGGFFRKILGCFTHIFTQNQASAELLRGAGIRQASVAGDTRFDTVVRTAAAASRPLPLVDAFTDDWVPVFIIGSSWPEDLPALTPLMRQYAPQIRFIVAPHEISDTTLRLVEDVLPGQVVRYSRAEPATVAQARVLLIDNVGLLSQLYRFGHFAYVGGAFGKGLHNTLEAAAFGLPLFFGPTYHKFQEAEDLVDLGCAFPVTSAEELLRAFGLLFHEEESRLKVQDLSLDYVHDHSGATHKIMQWLEKNS
- a CDS encoding peroxiredoxin, producing the protein MAVLVGKRAPSFKATAVIDSEFEEDFSLDRYLGKKHVIFYFYPADFTFVCPTEIIAFQDRLADFEAKGVAVVGCSTDTHFSHFAWLQTPRDNGGIEGVKYPLVADATKTIAANYDVLGGHYDYNEAGEMTFVGSPLAYRGLFLIDKDGIVRHQVVNDGPLGRSIDEAMRMVDALQYFEVKGEVCPANWEEGKEAMSATREGVANYLGKQANH
- the rsgA gene encoding ribosome small subunit-dependent GTPase A; the encoded protein is MTGTIVRSTGSWYVVRETGTGQLHRCRLRGKFKIKGLKVSNPLAVGDEVAFTVEEQTEGAGVIHHIEPRRNYIIRRSVHKSEHAHIVAANLDQAMLVVTLASPATSFGFIDRFLVTAEAYRIPVTLLFNKTDLYDEDLTDYQQQILDMYQRIGYPGMRCSAHTGEGVAEIDAQLNGKTTLLSGHSGVGKSTLINVLVPDLDLKTAEISQFSDKGVHTTTFAEMLEVRPGTFLIDTPGIKELGLVDMKAGELAHYFPEMRALLNQCRYHNCQHLHEPGCAVREAVDKGRIALPRYDSYVSMQQADDNRK